In Saccharomycodes ludwigii strain NBRC 1722 chromosome III, whole genome shotgun sequence, one DNA window encodes the following:
- the NAM9 gene encoding mitochondrial 37S ribosomal protein uS4m (similar to Saccharomyces cerevisiae YNL137C | NAM9 | Nuclear Accommodation of Mitochondria), which produces MPRKATLLKSLSRGRIRASFNKWNLFNLYKKGQVDFKGKTLYQQKWTAKQETRAYHGEYLTESRWLASFNPKLDSVAQLDASLKKGGQDELDPTPYLMQTYASLEKRLDFAVFRSMFASSVRQARQFILHGNTFVNGIKIKHPGYILKPGDVFHVKPEKVLQALGAKKPSLENSLKIDKIQVEKWNHYVTKLQENPREEWEKKMEFYSGLENHDPKKTIFLELVEKYNQDLETRVIKERKTANEETILNKILTCYIKATPEKKEILKSEDFMPYFFDNKDLSIMAVKIYQQILGSAKILDTLKKNEEESNVAKILFKSEEEIDKKNIREIKTLCQELKPTYFDALENYFKINKASSKTGLPYDPVWASSLNKLEPIVPADLVEDEKKAISLIQLPWQSGPYGRADPKKPYFTPWTPRPFLAPFAVLPHHIEISFKTCHAIYLRDPVARPGHSEVISPYALPVHERAYMYYNRKGK; this is translated from the coding sequence ATGCCTAGAAAAGCAACTTTACTAAAATCACTATCAAGAGGCCGTATCCGTGCCTCTTTCAATAAATggaatttatttaatttatacaAAAAGGGTCAAGTTGACTTTAAGGGTAAAACTTTGTACCAACAGAAATGGACTGCTAAACAAGAAACAAGGGCTTATCACGGCGAATACTTAACTGAAAGTAGATGGTTAGCAAGTTTTAATCCCAAATTGGACAGTGTTGCCCAATTGGATGCATCTTTAAAGAAAGGTGGCCAAGATGAGTTGGATCCTACACCATATTTAATGCAAACCTATGCTTctttagaaaaaagattagaTTTTGCTGTTTTTAGAAGTATGTTTGCTTCTTCTGTTAGACAAGCCCgccaatttattttacatGGTAACACCTTTGTTAAtggtattaaaattaaacatccaggatatattttaaaaccaGGTGACGTTTTCCATGTAAAGCCTGAAAAAGTCTTACAAGCGTTAGGTGCTAAAAAGCCAAGTTTGGAAAATAGTTTGAAAATCGATAAAATCCAAGTTGAAAAATGGAACCATTATGTTACTAAACTACAAGAAAACCCTCGAGAAGAAtgggaaaagaaaatggaaTTTTATTCTGGTTTGGAGAATCATGatccaaaaaaaaccatttttttagaaTTGGTTGAGAAATATAATCAAGATTTGGAGACAAGAGTTATAAAAGAACGTAAAACTGCTAATGAAGAGactattttaaataaaattttaacttGCTACATTAAAGCTACacctgaaaaaaaagagatttTGAAGAGTGAAGATTTTAtgccatatttttttgataacaAGGATTTAAGTATCATGGCTGTTAAAATATACCAACAAATCTTAGGCTCAGCCAAAATTTTAGAtaccttaaaaaaaaacgaagaGGAATCAAATGTAGccaaaattttattcaagtcagaagaagaaattgataaaaaaaatatcaggGAAATAAAGACTTTGTGCCAAGAGCTCAAACCAACATATTTTGATGCTTTGGaaaattatttcaaaattaacaaGGCTAGTTCTAAGACTGGTTTACCATATGATCCAGTATGGGCATCTAGTTTAAATAAACTAGAACCAATTGTTCCAGCAGACTTAGTGGAGGACGAAAAGAAAGCTATTTCTTTAATTCAGTTACCATGGCAATCTGGCCCATATGGCCGCGCTGATCCAAAAAAACCATATTTCACACCATGGACACCAAGACCATTTTTGGCTCCTTTTGCTGTTTTACCGCACCACATCGAAATTTCCTTTAAAACTTGCCACGCTATCTATTTGAGAGATCCAGTTGCCCGTCCAGGCCATTCAGAAGTCATTTCTCCATATGCCTTACCTGTTCACGAGCGTGCCTACATGTATTATAATAGAAAAGGTAAATAG
- the FPR1 gene encoding peptidylprolyl isomerase FPR1 (similar to Saccharomyces cerevisiae YNL135C | FPR1 | Fk 506-sensitive Proline Rotamase) translates to MSEIIEGNVRIDRLSPGDNKTFPKKGDLVTIHYTGTLENGQKFDSSLDRGSPFQCNIGVNQVIKGWDAAIPKLSVGEKARLVIPGPYAYGPRGFPGLIPPNATLIFDVELLKVN, encoded by the coding sequence ATGTCTGAAATTATTGAAGGTAACGTTAGAATCGATAGATTGTCTCCAGGTGATAACAAAACTTTTCCAAAGAAAGGTGATTTGGTTACTATCCACTATACCGGTACTTTGGAAAACGGTCAAAAATTTGATTCTTCCTTAGATAGAGGTTCTCCATTCCAATGTAACATTGGTGTCAATCAAGTTATTAAGGGCTGGGATGCTGCTATTCCAAAATTATCTGTGGGCGAAAAGGCAAGATTAGTAATTCCAGGACCATATGCTTACGGCCCAAGAGGTTTCCCAGGCTTGATTCCACCAAATGCcactttaatttttgatgTCGAATTATTGAAGGTTAACTAA
- a CDS encoding uncharacterized protein (similar to Saccharomyces cerevisiae YKL096W | CWP1 | Cell Wall Protein) has product MKTFFTFIQILIALIFFFSTTVFANSEKFELIAIRSGSPIQYAPITLLNGVFTITSLPSSKIVAYINDKSELVINDDEYAFIKDDGSIALTLVEERASKFTIDDLGYLSYNGKDGLSAIPTGHGFKVSAYSSGNEDSITFGAKAVPCIATPNVVQPTFSTLIKRQEVSQISDGQIQAPATTITTETAQTITTSAPETYNTETITTESVQTVTTSAPETYNTGTITSVITAELVSQISDGQIQATIGIINNSTTYIPSSFVPSEGNAAGLKGNGGLSMIIVLISLAFA; this is encoded by the coding sequence atgaaaacattttttacttttattcaaattttaattgctttaattttttttttctccacCACGGTTTTTGCTAACTCTGAAAAATTTGAGTTGATTGCCATTAGATCTGGATCTCCAATTCAATATGCCCCAATCACTTTGTTGAATGGTGTTTTTACCATTACATCTTTGCCAAGTAGTAAAATTGTTGCTTATATCAATGATAAATCCGAGCTAGTAATTAACGACGATGAATATGCATTTATTAAAGACGATGGCTCAATTGCCCTAACCTTAGTTGAAGAACGGGCTTCTAAATTTACTATTGATGATTTAGGGTACTTAAGTTACAATGGTAAAGATGGCCTTTCTGCCATTCCAACTGGTCATGGTTTTAAAGTTTCTGCGTATTCCTCTGGCAACGAAGATTCCATTACGTTCGGTGCCAAAGCAGTTCCTTGTATTGCTACCCCTAATGTCGTACAACCAACATTTTCCACTTTGATTAAGAGACAAGAAGTTTCTCAAATTAGTGACGGCCAAATTCAAGCACCAGCTACCACAATTACTACCGAAACTGCTCAAACTATTACGACTTCGGCCCCAGAAACATACAACACTGAAACAATTACTACTGAAAGCGTTCAAACTGTTACAACTTCGGCCCCAGAAACATATAACACTGGCACAATTACATCTGTTATTACCGCTGAATTAGTTTCCCAGATAAGTGATGGCCAAATTCAAGCAACTATaggtattattaataacagcACTACTTACATTCCAAGTAGCTTTGTTCCATCTGAAGGTAATGCTGCTGGATTAAAGGGTAACGGTGGATTATCTATGATTATAGTCTTGATTAGTTTGGCTTTTGCTTAG